A section of the Neofelis nebulosa isolate mNeoNeb1 chromosome 12, mNeoNeb1.pri, whole genome shotgun sequence genome encodes:
- the AKNA gene encoding microtubule organization protein AKNA isoform X3, translated as MTEEEPDEALGGPEVEEAGEGSPRLEYETGLSSGGDGNTSPMAVGWGQDTGWVAPGTQASGDKLPEHSEVHPTVDFSSARSWSSGTVSLDHPNDSLDSTWEGETDVPQPTVLEETLPQSSSHHLLNPNPRTGGGVAVATPTEFQDSSVPQSQSLQCPADKWKETTGLSCPQLRDKAWKRTRTSPKPLPSRFTGSISPPNLPRPARQDRVPPRQGATLAGHSSSDASKYGRGQLNYPLPDFSKVRPRVRFPKDESYHPPKARSHSRQSQGPARPLIFKSPAEIVREVLLSSGEACPGKDPPSPHPITRVPQEFQTPEQATKLVHQLQEDYHKLLTKYAEAENTIDQLRLGAKVNLYSDPPQPSHSIHTGTVPRGTKVLSFTIPQPQSVERWSGPAEAPQASGASGWPPAQRDLSPSSSAPEWLPENPGIAQDQPSAERTQELASQASLFLAKVESFAGLMQAGRLTPQDQLKGFQRLKAAHTALEEEYLKACREQQPAQQLAGPQGTPGKFDPGRVLEEEIFQLGIRLEELKDHMDHTQPEPERAGSDSTPDSPPATPSPRQPVHLPSPSGQAPTPATQTLCPQPHATSIGPCPSHVNVELSTASSETEDGPLGLPAPPRHKELPVEQDFHGLLERYLSVKTVPEAMKPEEGEDEDEDKDGQGHSVEVDGPAPPPRKSEATGMPVSQLPAPAERSHRTPLKETVEQMVSVKPAGFHASVARDGYLQDLDKVEAAPPPGPSRPPHPRGTKPLASHQSSLTSLEGSGLSEHLPQKSLRQAGGPHLEEPWMASPETDSGFVGSETSRVSPLTQTPEHRFSHISTAGTLAQPFTASEPRDAVSHPQTRGPPVPRRFVEPSTPRSRAQRRPSGRDSPLRQRAPSFLRERALVAEMAVPGSESEGRQLISEQLTRSTTIRPPPTSASATLPCGPAESTHTLLLTRTGRDQAIRELQEEVSLLRLRLEDSLHQPPQGSLVCPASTFNRPARARARPTDSSATWGSHYGSKSTERLSGEPAGAEQADPAGRRRARSSSVPREVPQLSLSSGSEPTSPQLFSEKSRTSEDSAQAARDGMKRAGGTKRPDRVTFRGQYTGQEYHVPTPKTVPRGGGTISCPHCRPARTQDSGGTVTRDPLGPVLTDTLRCPLCGQVGTPPKTDGPDSATSGTESAAPRRNAHSRSASSPPRRSKQAGSPARPSPGLWYLPAMPPAPAPPAFAYVSSVPIVPYPSAAVYYAPPGPTSASSPQPAAAEWPPTASSRPARGHRHSIQLDLEDLEELNKALNRAVQAAESIRCTTKHMSRSLSADLRQARSLRGSCLF; from the exons ATGACTGAAGAGGAGCCGGATGAAGCCCTCGGAGGTCCTGAGGTGGAGGAAGCTGGGGAGGGCTCCCCAAGATTGGAGTATGAGACTGGTCTCAGCTCAGGGGGCGATGGAAACACCAGCCCCATGGCTGTGGGGTGGGGTCAGGACACAGGCTGGGTGGCCCCTGGCACACAAGCCAGTGGAGACAAACTTCCAGAACATTCTGAGGTCCACCCAACTGTTGACTTCAGCTCTGCAAGGTCGTGGAGCAGTGGGACTGTGAGCCTTGACCACCCCAATGACAGCCTTGATTCTACCTGGGAAGGAGAAACCGATGTCCCCCAGCCGACTGTCCTGGAGGAAACTTTACCACAGAGCTCCAGCCACCACCTCCTAAACCCAAACCCCAGAACTGGGGGAGGCGTTGCTGTGGCAACCCCCACAGAATTCCAGGACTCCTCGGTACCCCAGAGCCAGAGCCTCCAGTGTCCAGCAGACAAGTGGAAAGAAACTACCGGCCTCTCCTGCCCTCAGCTGAGGGACAAAGCCTGGAAACGGACTCGGACATCACCTAAGCCACTCCCTTCTCGATTCACTGGCTCTATCAGCCCTCCGAATCTGCCTAGGCCAGCTCGGCAAGACAGGGTGCCACCCAGGCAGGGAGCCACTCTGGCTGGCCACTCATCATCTGATGCCTCCAAGTATGGGCGGGGGCAGTTGAACTACCCACTCCCCGATTTCTCCAAGGTGAGACCCCGGGTGAGGTTCCCTAAAGATGAGAGCTACCACCCCCCCAAGGCCAGGAGCCACAGCAGGCAGTCTCAGGGCCCTGCCAGGCCGCTGATCTTCAAATCACCTGCTGAGATTGTGCGGGAGGTACTGTTGAGCAGCGGCGAAGCCTGCCCGGGAAAGGAcccaccttctccccaccccatcacCAGGGTACCCCAAGAATTTCAGACTCCTGAACAAGCCACCAAACTGGTCCACCAGCTCCAG GAGGACTACCACAAGCTACTCACCAAGTACGCAGAGGCAGAAAACACCATCGACCAGCTGCGCCTTGGGGCCAAG GTGAACCTGTACTCGGACCCGCCCCAGCCCAGCCACAGCATCCACACAGGGACGGTGCCCCGGGGGACCAAGGTCTTGTCCTTCACCATCCCACAGCCCCAGTCTGTGGAGCGGTGGTCGGGCCCTGCCGAAGCCCCACAGGCCTCTGGGGCCTCCG GGTGGCCACCAGCTCAAAGAGACCTGAGCCCCTCCTCGTCTGCCCCAGAGTGGCTTCCGGAGAACCCGGGCATCGCCCAGGACCAGCCATCAGCAGAGCGGACCCAGGAGTTGGCTTCTCAGGCCAGCCTGTTCCTGGCCAAG GTGGAATCCTTCGCAGGGCTGATGCAGGCAGGACGGCTGACGCCCCAGGACCAACTCAAG GGCTTCCAGCGGCTAAAGGCCGCCCACACGGCCCTGGAGGAGGAGTACCTGAAGGCCTGCAGGGAGCAACAGCCGGCCCAGCAGCTGGCCGGCCCCCAGGGGACACCCGGCAAATTTGATCCAGGCAG GGTGCTAGAGGAGGAGATATTCCAGCTGGGTATTCGCCTGGAAGAGCTGAAGGACCACATGGACCACACCCAGCCTGAGCCTGAGCGAGCCGGGTCAGACTCCACTCCAGACAGCCCCCCAGCCACGCCTTCTCCACGCCAGCCAGTGCACCTGCCTTCTCCTTCAGGACAAGCCCCCACACCCGCCACCCAGACCCTCTGCCCTCAG CCTCACGCCACCAGCATCGGCCCCTGCCCATCGCATGTGAATGTGGAGCTGAGCACCGCCAGCAGTGAGACGGAGGACGGGCCGCTGGGCCTCCCGGCCCCACCCAGGCATAAGGAGCTGCCGGTGGAGCAGGATTTCCACGGCCTCCTGGAGCG GTACCTCAGCGTGAAGACCGTCCCAGAAGCCATGAAGCCGGAGGAGGGCGAGGACGAGGATGAGGACAAGGACGGGCAAGGGCATTCGGTAGAAGTTGACGGACCAGCTCCACCTCCAAGAAAATCAGAGGCCACCGGGATGCCCGTAAGCCAGCTCCCAGCACCGGCTGAAAGAAGTCACAGGACCCCCCTCAA GGAGACTGTGGAGCAGATGGTGTCTGTAAAGCCAGCAGGCTTCCATGCATCCGTGGCCAGAGATGGCTACCTACAGGACCTGGACAAAGTCGAGGCAGCTCCTCCTCCGGGCCCCAGCAGGCCACCTCACCCTCGGGGCACCAAGCCTTTGGCATCCCACCAGAGCAGTCTGACCAGCTTAGAGGGAAGCGGCCTCTCTGAGCACCTTCCACAGAAGTCTCTGCGCCAAGCTGGTGGGCCCCACCTAGAG GAGCCCTGGATGGCATCCCCGGAGACAGACAGTGGTTTCGTGGGCTCAGAAACCAGTAGAGTGTCACCCCTCACCCAAACGCCAGAGCACCGGTTCTCCCACATCAG CACTGCAGGAACATTGGCCCAGCCCTTCACTGCATCTGAGCCCCGGGATGCAGTTTCCCATCCCCAGACCAGGGGTCCTCCAGTCCCCAGAAGATTCGTGGAGCCCAGCACACCCAGGAGCCGAGCCCAGAGGCGACCCTCCGGCCGGGACAGTCCTCTGCGGCAGAGGGCACCCAGTTTCCTCCGAGAGCGGGCACTGGTGGCCGAGATGG CGGTGCCTGGCTCAGAGTCGGAGGGGCGACAGCTGATTTCTGAGCAGCTCACCCGCAGCACGACAATCCGCCCACCCCCGACCTCGGCTTCTGCCACTCTGCCCTGTGGACCGGCGGAGAGCACCCACACCCTCCTCCTCACCAGGACAGGGCGAGA ccaggccATCCGAGAGCTACAAGAGGAGGTGTCTCTGCTCCGCCTGAGGCTGGAGGACAGCCTGCATCAGCCACCCCAGGGCAGCCTGGTGTGCCCGGCCTCCACCTTCAACCGCCCTgcccgggcccgggcccggccAACGGATTCCTCAGCCACCTGGGGCTCCCACTATGGCAG CAAATCCACAGAGAGACTGTCTGGTGAGCCTGCAGGTGCAGAGCAAGCTGACCCCGCAGGAAGGCGGCGAGCCAGGTCTTCCTCGGTGCCTCGGGAGGTGCCCCAGCTGTCCCTGA GTTCCGGATCCGAGCCCACCTCCCCCCAGCTGTTCTCTGAGAAGAGCCGGACCTCTGAGGACAGTGCGCAGGCAGCTCGGGATGGAATGAAAAGAGCGGGCGGCACCAAGAGGCCAGACAGGGTCACCTTCCGGGGCCAGTACACAG GCCAGGAGTACCACGTTCCCACCCCCAAGACTGTCCCAAGAGGCGGTGGCACAATCTCCTGTCCCCACTGCCGACCCGCTAGGACCCAGGACTCAG GTGGTACTGTCACCAGGGACCCACTGGGACCGGTTCTCACTGATACCCTGCGATGTCCCCTGTGTGGTCAAGTCGGGACCCCCCCAAAGACAGATGGCCCAGACTCAGCCACCTCTG gGACAGAAAGCGCCGCCCCAAGGAGGAATGCACACTCACGCTCAGCCTCCAGCCCCCCACGACGGAGCAAGCAGGCAGGGTCGCCGGCCCGGCCGTCCCCCGGACTGTGGTATCTGCCTGCCATGCCCCCAGCACCGGCCCCTCCCGCCTTTGCCTACGTCTCCTCGGTGCCCATCGTGCCTTACCCGTCGGCCGCTGT GTACTATGCGCCTCCGGGACctacctcagcttcctcaccccAGCCAGCCGCCGCCGAGTGGccccccactgcctcctcccGGCCGGCGCGGGGGCACCGGCACTCCATCCAGCTGGACCTGGAGGACCTGGAGGAGCTCAACAAGGCCCTGAATCGAGCCGTCCAGGCTGCCGAGAGCATCCGCTGCACCACCAAGCACATGAGCCGCTCCCTGTCAGCCGACCTGCGCCAGGCCCGCAGCCTCAGGGGCTCCTGCCTCTTCTGA